The genomic interval GCTCGACCTCGGCGAAGCGCGCGGCGGTCTCCGATTCCCGCGCGCCGAGGAGCGAGACGGCGATCGCGGTCAGGAACGACAGAGGGATCGTGACCAGCGCCGGGTTCTTCAGCGGGAACCAAGCCGACTCCGCGTGCAGGATGTCGACCTGCACCGTCGGCGAGAGCCAGATCAGCAGCGCCGTCGATAGCGCCCCCACCACCATGCTCGAAACCGCGCCCGCGGTGCTGAGCCCGCCCCAGAAGATCGAGAGCAGAAGGGCCGGGAAGTTCGCGCTGGCCGCGATCGCGAACGCGAGCGAGACCATGAACGCCACGTTCTGGCCCTTGAACGTGATGCCGAGCGCGATGGCGAGCAGGCCGAGCAGGATGGTCGAGACGCGCGCCACGAAGAGCTGCTCGCGCGAATCGGCGTGGCCCGCGCGCACGACGCTCACCCACAGGTCGTGCGAGAGCGCGGCCGCGCCCGAGAGCGTGAGCCCGGCCACCACCGCGAGGATGGTCGCGAACGCGACCGCCGAGATGAAGCCGAGGAACGGCGTGCCGCCCAGCAGCTCGGCCAGAAGCGGCGCTGCCATGTTCCCGCCCGCGTCGACGGCGCGGATCGCGTCGGGCCCGACCAGCACCATGGCGCCGAAGCCGAGCACGAAGGTCATCAGGTAGAAGAAGCCGATCAGTCCGGTCGCGTAGAACACGCTGGTGCGCGCCGCGCGCGCGTCGGGGACGGTGTAGAAGCGCATCAGGATGTG from Deltaproteobacteria bacterium carries:
- a CDS encoding sodium/solute symporter (Members of the Solute:Sodium Symporter (SSS), TC 2.A.21 as described in tcdb.org, catalyze solute:Na+ symport. Known solutes for members of the family include sugars, amino acids, nucleosides, inositols, vitamins, urea or anions, depending on the system.) gives rise to the protein MGFFFAFIAITLGITYWAARRTKTTEQFYVAGRSVSAGQNGFALAGDYMSAASFLGIAGLVSTSGFDGLIYSTGWLVGWPIVLFLIAEPLRNLGRYTFADVLALRFRQTPIRIGAAIGTLSTVVFYLIAQMVGAGSLIRLLFGISYETAVILVGVAMLAYVLFGGMIATTWVQIVKAVLLLLGASLLAVLVLARFQMNPLALFAAAAERYGEAVLAPGKLVSNPWDAISLGMALMFGTAGLPHILMRFYTVPDARAARTSVFYATGLIGFFYLMTFVLGFGAMVLVGPDAIRAVDAGGNMAAPLLAELLGGTPFLGFISAVAFATILAVVAGLTLSGAAALSHDLWVSVVRAGHADSREQLFVARVSTILLGLLAIALGITFKGQNVAFMVSLAFAIAASANFPALLLSIFWGGLSTAGAVSSMVVGALSTALLIWLSPTVQVDILHAESAWFPLKNPALVTIPLSFLTAIAVSLLGARESETAARFAEVE